The sequence below is a genomic window from Paenibacillus sp. DCT19.
TGACCGGAAGTGAACAATGGAAAGTTTGTGCTAGTGCGACTACTTTAGCTAATGTATATGGTTCAGAAAATTTCGATGCTCGTTTGTATCCGGAAGGTTGGTACGAATCGGCATTTGACGATTCTACATGGTCTAAAGCAAAGGTGGTAACCTCACCCAAGGGGAAGTTGGTAAGCCAGAACCAGCCACCAATCATTGTGAAATCCGTCTACGATACGATTAGCATTGAGGAGCCTAAAGATCAAATTTATGTTTTTGATTTAGGGCAGAATATGTCAGGCATGTTCGAAATCTATGTCAGCGGCCCTGCCGGAAGTAAAGTAACCATTAAACCTGGGGAACTAAGAAACGAGGATGGAACGGTTGCCACGCCTTGGGATATTGTGACGTATTCAGAATATACGCTATCCGGTACAGGTGAACTGGAAACATGGAAGCCAGATTTCTCATGTTACGGGGCAAGATGGGTACAGATCGAAGGATGTACGCGTGACCGTACTGATCCATCGAAACCATTTATTCACGACGTAAAAGGACATTTCATCACGTCAGCATCACCGGATGCGGGACATTTGGAAACGGATGATTTCCGTATTACCAAACTAGGTGAGATTATAATCAAAGCAATTGAAAGTAATCTTCAAAGCGTACACTCCGATTGCCCTACGATTGAAAAGCTGGGCTGGATCGAGACGGCAAGTCTGATGGGGCCATCCATCATGTATGTCAAAGCGGTTGAAGAGCTCTGGCTGAAAATTACACGCGATATGATCGAAGCACAGACAGAAGAGGGCCTTATTCCTGATATAGCACCTGAATACTCCAAATTTACAGAGGGGTTCCGGGATTCGATTGCTTGGGGAAGTGCAATCATTCTGGTTCCAGAATTACTGCTTGAGACGTATGGGAATCGAACTGCACTGGAAGAAGCTTATCCAGCTATGAAGAAATACTTGAACTATTTGAAATTAAAAGAAGTAGACGGTGGGCTCATACAACACGGTCTCGGTGATTGGGGCATTGTGCCGCAAAGTGGCGGAGATTATATCGAAAATGTTGAAACAGCCTTTTACTATGAGTGTTATAAGTTAGTATCCAAATTCGCTTATATGCTTGGACTCGATGATGAATCTGCCTATTATGAATCGGAGTCGGCACGCGTGAAGCGATGTTATAACTCCAAGTTATTACGTCAGGTCACAGAAGAGGGTCGCTACGCTTATTGCAAGTTAAATGGGGAGTTTGATCCATTGAATCAAGTCGTGCAGGCCATCCCGCTATACTTCAGGCTTGTGGAGGAAGAGTATCGATCTGATGTGGAAGCTGCGCTATTACATGCCACATCCGGGAGACAACTGAAGTCAGGCGAGATTGGGCTACGCTTTTTGTTTGGTGCTCTCGCAGGTATAAAAAGAAACGATATCGTCTTCGATATGATGATGCAGCCAGAGCATCCAAGTTATATTCGATTTGTTGAGCGTGGAGAAACTGCGCTGCCCGAATTTTGGACGGACGATTCCCGTTCTCGCAACCATGATATGATGGGACATATTCTGGAATGGTTATATAAGGAATTGCTCGGAATATCATCGTTAAGTGACGCCTACAAAGAGATTCTCATTGCGCCTGGCTGTTTGGATCGAATTCAATATGCCAGCGGTAGTCACTACTCCATTAGAGGTAAGATCGAGAGCGAATTTACGGTGGAGGAGCGTGGATATCAGTTAACAGTGACCATTCCTCCGAACACCCATGGCAGGGTTAAGTTACCTATTATTTCAGATCAAGCAGTGATTATGGAGGGAGGAATTCCAATCGGTTATGAGGATGTGCGAGAGCGTGGTCGTTCATATGCAATAATTGGAATTCAATCGGGAAGTTATCGGTTCACAGTGAATGGACAGTAATGCAATGTAAGGTGAAATAAGAGAAGGGATGTCCCTCAAGGTATTGAGCCTTGTGAGACATCCCTTTTTAACTTTGAAATCTGCTGATCTTCTTATACAGTTAGAATATCTACTCCTAGAGCTGGAAGAGTCAACTTCTGATCCAATCTCTCGCTGGTCAACAAGCTGCGATAAGGAACGTCCAGCGTAATCTCTCGTTGCTCATTCGTCAAATTGATCAGGAAGAGGAAGCTCTGCTCCCCCTTCGTTCGAATCGACAGCTCGACACCTTCCGGCAGCTGGATTTTGGGCGCCAGTTCCTTTTCCTTCAATATGTCTTCAAACAGCTGATAGAAATAAGATGGCTCCGGCCAAGTGCCAACATAATACACTTCACCTTCACCAAGCTTATTGACAGTAACTGCCGGCACACCCTCGTAAAAGTCGTTGTCATACCAAGCGATCGGCTCTGCACCTCGTAGTTCCAGTAGATCACACCATTGCTTCGCAGCGAATGTCTTGCCCTCCGCGTTCCGTATCCGATGCTCGCTGTTGCCGATTGCATCGTATTCACTTACGACAACACCCGCAGCTTCCGCCAGTAGCCCCGGCAGAGGCAGCATCTCACATACATTCCTCATGTTCTTCACGCCAGTCCGATTGGTGAGGACAACCGTACCACCTTTGGCTGCGAATCGCTCCAGTCGCTGTGCTACTTCTTCACTTAACAGGAAGAGAGAAGGGACAATGACCAGCTTGTAACCGTCGAGCTCTTCAGTCCAGTTGATAACGTCTGTACCGACGCCCATTTTCAGAAATGCATTATGCATAGAGGACAAGTTGTCTATATAGTGCATTCCCCCTTCCGCCTGCGCCTGAAGGGAAAGGGCTGTATGCTGATCGTGGGAATGTAGAATCGCAACCTGGGTAACAATTGCTGAGCCGCCCAGCAGTTCTCCTAACTGGTTCACCTCGCGAGTAAGCTCAGCGAACTCCCGGAACCTGCGTCCAGGAACATTACTGTGGTCGATTAGCCCATGCCAGAATTGTTCGGCTCCGACGGTAGCACTCCGCCAGCGGAAATGAACGACCATATCCGCACCACGGGCAATTGTCTGCCAGGAGCGAGCTCGAATCAGTCCAGGATAGGGGGTGCGCTGAATCGGCATCCAGGCGCCCTGCGCTCCGCTGAGCTGTTCCATTACCCAGAAATTCCGGCGTTTGATGCCGCGAACCAAGTCCAGCGTAAGCGCTCCGTTCCTCGGAAACCGATCGCCATAATCGCGATACAGCTCATTGGGATAATAATCGACAGAGACGAAGTCCAATCCGTTGTGCATATCATAGTAGTCTAGGGTATTTGGATATTGCCACATGTTATGCGTCACGAATTGATCTGGACAGTTACGGCGTAAAATCTCAAGCTGCCATCCCAGCAGATGGCCAACGCTGTCGGAACAAAACCGCTTATACTCCAGAAGATAGGAAGGATTCATCGGTTTGCTGGCACCGAGCGGCGTTGTTACCTCAGCCCAGCTGCTGTACTCACCACTCCAGACGACCGTACCCCACTCCCGGTTCAACTCCTCCAGATTGGAATAACGCTTCTGCAGCCAAGCGACAAATGCACGATTGCATGTATCACAATGACACTCCTGATAGTGCATCTCGTTATCGATTTGCCAGCCAATGACGGCGGGATGCTTACCATAGCGCTGTGACATCGCTTCCACAAATTTGGAGCCCAGCATTCTCAAGGAAGGACTGTTGTTGCAACGATGTCCACGCACACCTGGCCGGATGATGTGGCGTTGCTCATCCATAGGCAGTACATCTGGATAACGGGTTGTCATCCAGTTCGGCGGGGTATTGGTGGGGGTGCATAACACAATTTTCATACCGCGCGAAGCGAATACTTCTATAGCCGAATCCAGCCATTCGAACTGATAATTACCCTCGGTCGGTTCCATTCGGCTCCAGGCGAACTCCGCCATTCGCACAACAGAAACCCCGTCTCTTGCATAAGGACGGCATCTTGCTCCCATAACTCCGGGGTCCATTGCTCTGGATAATAATCAATTCCTATCTTAATTGTCATCCTGTAATCTCCT
It includes:
- a CDS encoding beta-galactosidase yields the protein MEPTEGNYQFEWLDSAIEVFASRGMKIVLCTPTNTPPNWMTTRYPDVLPMDEQRHIIRPGVRGHRCNNSPSLRMLGSKFVEAMSQRYGKHPAVIGWQIDNEMHYQECHCDTCNRAFVAWLQKRYSNLEELNREWGTVVWSGEYSSWAEVTTPLGASKPMNPSYLLEYKRFCSDSVGHLLGWQLEILRRNCPDQFVTHNMWQYPNTLDYYDMHNGLDFVSVDYYPNELYRDYGDRFPRNGALTLDLVRGIKRRNFWVMEQLSGAQGAWMPIQRTPYPGLIRARSWQTIARGADMVVHFRWRSATVGAEQFWHGLIDHSNVPGRRFREFAELTREVNQLGELLGGSAIVTQVAILHSHDQHTALSLQAQAEGGMHYIDNLSSMHNAFLKMGVGTDVINWTEELDGYKLVIVPSLFLLSEEVAQRLERFAAKGGTVVLTNRTGVKNMRNVCEMLPLPGLLAEAAGVVVSEYDAIGNSEHRIRNAEGKTFAAKQWCDLLELRGAEPIAWYDNDFYEGVPAVTVNKLGEGEVYYVGTWPEPSYFYQLFEDILKEKELAPKIQLPEGVELSIRTKGEQSFLFLINLTNEQREITLDVPYRSLLTSERLDQKLTLPALGVDILTV
- a CDS encoding alpha-L-rhamnosidase, with the protein product MKPVNLRINNYYSPLGMDTKVPVLGWQLESEERGQHQAYYRIIFAEQKTDIEQYKYLLWDSGKVSSSEQFGIRYEGQQLQSVTTYYWRVAVWNQHGKMCWSDPVSLFTGYLYDETWRANWIGKGDAKPFYARTEFTATGKIKRAYALVSGLGHFKMFMNGEKVGLNEMDPGWTHYEKSVQYVCFDVTNHIREGSNVIGLSVGNGFYVGDAGDRHFYTIGKGYESYGNVLLAIGEWHIEYEDSSIQYVLTGSEQWKVCASATTLANVYGSENFDARLYPEGWYESAFDDSTWSKAKVVTSPKGKLVSQNQPPIIVKSVYDTISIEEPKDQIYVFDLGQNMSGMFEIYVSGPAGSKVTIKPGELRNEDGTVATPWDIVTYSEYTLSGTGELETWKPDFSCYGARWVQIEGCTRDRTDPSKPFIHDVKGHFITSASPDAGHLETDDFRITKLGEIIIKAIESNLQSVHSDCPTIEKLGWIETASLMGPSIMYVKAVEELWLKITRDMIEAQTEEGLIPDIAPEYSKFTEGFRDSIAWGSAIILVPELLLETYGNRTALEEAYPAMKKYLNYLKLKEVDGGLIQHGLGDWGIVPQSGGDYIENVETAFYYECYKLVSKFAYMLGLDDESAYYESESARVKRCYNSKLLRQVTEEGRYAYCKLNGEFDPLNQVVQAIPLYFRLVEEEYRSDVEAALLHATSGRQLKSGEIGLRFLFGALAGIKRNDIVFDMMMQPEHPSYIRFVERGETALPEFWTDDSRSRNHDMMGHILEWLYKELLGISSLSDAYKEILIAPGCLDRIQYASGSHYSIRGKIESEFTVEERGYQLTVTIPPNTHGRVKLPIISDQAVIMEGGIPIGYEDVRERGRSYAIIGIQSGSYRFTVNGQ